Proteins encoded together in one Pseudomonas sp. TCU-HL1 window:
- the hflK gene encoding FtsH protease activity modulator HflK, with translation MAWNEPGGNSNNQDPWGGRRGGDRKGPPDLDEAFRKLQDSLNGLFGSGKKRGGGDDGGGRSGGFGLLGIGLALLAVVWLYSAVYVVDEQEQAVVLRFGKYYETVGPGLNIYFPPIDRKFQENVTRERAYSKQGQMLTEDENIVEVPLTVQYKISNLQDFVLNVDQPEVSLQHATESALRHVVGSTEMDQVLTEGRELMASEIKERLQRFLDTYRTGITVTQVNVQSAAAPREVQEAFDDVIRAREDEQRAKNQAEAYANAVVPEARGQAQRIIEDANGYRDEVIARAEGEADRFSKLLTEYHKAPEVTRQRLYLETMQDVLGSTSKVLVTGKEGQNNLLYLPLDKMIDNRGGSSAPAAPAASAASSGSDLGSRVATDLQQRNSRSRESR, from the coding sequence ATGGCTTGGAATGAGCCGGGTGGCAACTCGAATAACCAGGACCCCTGGGGTGGGCGCCGTGGCGGCGACCGCAAAGGGCCACCGGACCTGGACGAGGCCTTCCGCAAGCTGCAGGACAGCCTGAACGGCCTGTTTGGCAGTGGCAAGAAACGTGGCGGCGGCGATGATGGCGGCGGTAGATCGGGCGGTTTCGGCCTGCTCGGCATCGGCCTGGCCCTGCTTGCCGTGGTCTGGCTGTACAGCGCGGTCTATGTGGTGGACGAGCAGGAGCAGGCAGTGGTGTTGCGCTTCGGCAAGTACTACGAGACCGTTGGTCCCGGCCTGAACATCTATTTCCCGCCAATCGACCGCAAGTTCCAGGAGAACGTCACCCGCGAGCGTGCTTACAGCAAGCAGGGCCAGATGCTCACTGAGGACGAGAACATCGTCGAAGTGCCGCTTACCGTTCAGTACAAGATCAGCAACCTCCAGGACTTCGTGCTGAACGTCGATCAGCCTGAGGTCAGCCTGCAGCATGCTACCGAAAGCGCCCTGCGCCACGTGGTGGGTTCCACCGAGATGGACCAGGTGCTGACCGAAGGTCGCGAGTTGATGGCTAGCGAGATCAAGGAGCGCTTGCAGCGCTTCCTCGACACCTATCGCACCGGCATCACTGTCACCCAGGTCAACGTGCAGAGCGCGGCAGCCCCGCGTGAAGTACAGGAAGCCTTCGACGACGTGATCCGTGCTCGCGAAGACGAGCAGCGTGCCAAGAACCAGGCCGAAGCCTATGCCAACGCCGTGGTGCCCGAGGCTCGCGGCCAGGCCCAGCGCATCATTGAGGATGCCAACGGCTACCGTGACGAAGTGATCGCCCGCGCCGAGGGTGAGGCCGACCGTTTCAGCAAGCTGCTCACTGAGTACCACAAGGCGCCGGAGGTTACTCGCCAGCGTCTGTACCTGGAGACCATGCAGGATGTCCTCGGCAGTACCAGCAAAGTCCTGGTGACCGGCAAGGAGGGGCAGAACAACCTGCTCTACCTGCCGCTGGACAAGATGATCGACAATCGTGGCGGGAGCTCCGCTCCGGCAGCGCCGGCCGCTTCGGCCGCCTCGAGTGGCAGTGACCTTGGCTCGCGCGTCGCCACCGACTTGCAGCAGCGCAATTCGCGTTCCAGGGAGAGTCGCTGA
- a CDS encoding DUF2065 domain-containing protein → MWQELGIAFCLMLVLEGILPFLYPRRWRAAVLGLAEFKDRHLRLMGLSSMLLGTGLLYLLH, encoded by the coding sequence ATGTGGCAGGAACTCGGCATTGCCTTTTGTCTGATGCTGGTGCTGGAAGGCATCCTGCCCTTCCTCTATCCGCGCCGTTGGCGCGCCGCGGTGCTTGGGTTGGCGGAGTTCAAGGACCGCCATCTCCGCCTGATGGGCCTGTCCAGCATGTTGCTGGGGACCGGCCTCCTTTATCTGCTTCACTGA
- the hfq gene encoding RNA chaperone Hfq: MSKGHSLQDPYLNTLRKERVPVSIYLVNGIKLQGQIESFDQFVILLKNTVSQMVYKHAISTVVPSRPVRLPSASEQEQPEPGNT; this comes from the coding sequence ATGTCAAAAGGGCATTCGCTACAAGACCCTTACCTCAATACCCTGCGTAAGGAACGCGTACCGGTTTCCATCTATCTGGTGAACGGCATCAAGCTGCAGGGCCAGATCGAATCCTTCGACCAGTTCGTGATTCTGCTGAAGAACACTGTCAGCCAGATGGTCTACAAGCACGCTATCTCCACTGTGGTACCAAGTCGTCCGGTACGCCTGCCCAGCGCTTCCGAGCAGGAGCAGCCTGAGCCGGGTAACACCTGA
- a CDS encoding ATP phosphoribosyltransferase regulatory subunit gives MATVDRWLLPDGIEEVLPPEAARIEAARRQVLDLFQRWGYDFVVTPHIEYLESLLTGAGQDLDLRTFKVTDPQSGHLMGFRADITPQVARIDAHTLRREGPNRLCYAGSVLHAKPRALSTSRSPIQLGAELYGDASPASDVEVISLMLEMLELASVPDVHMDLGHVGIYRGLAKAAGLSGEVERSLFDALQRKAVDEVAELTADLSPELASMLRSLAELCGGREVLDLAQGVLMDAPEEVHRSLDELIAIADALELRYPELPLYFDLGELRGYHYHTGVVFAAFVPGVGQSIAQGGRYDDIGADFGRARPATGFSTDLKTLVTLGSMVLDQPVPGIWAPDSRDPYLWYEVKRLRSEGRRVVQALPGQEVASAQEADCDRQLVLRDGRWQVAELS, from the coding sequence ATGGCAACGGTAGATCGCTGGCTGCTGCCAGACGGTATCGAAGAAGTACTGCCGCCCGAAGCGGCGCGCATCGAGGCAGCCCGCCGCCAGGTGCTGGACCTGTTCCAGCGTTGGGGCTACGACTTCGTGGTCACTCCGCATATCGAGTATCTCGAGTCCCTGCTGACCGGTGCCGGTCAGGATCTCGATCTGCGCACCTTCAAGGTGACCGATCCGCAGTCGGGGCACCTGATGGGCTTCCGCGCTGATATTACGCCGCAAGTGGCGCGTATCGACGCACACACCCTGCGCCGCGAAGGCCCGAACCGCCTTTGTTATGCTGGCAGCGTGCTGCATGCCAAGCCTCGGGCGTTGTCCACCTCCCGCAGTCCGATCCAGTTGGGTGCCGAACTCTATGGCGACGCCAGTCCGGCGAGCGACGTGGAGGTCATCAGCCTGATGCTGGAGATGCTCGAGCTGGCCTCTGTGCCGGACGTGCACATGGATCTCGGTCATGTCGGCATCTACCGTGGCCTGGCCAAGGCCGCCGGTCTTTCCGGTGAGGTCGAGCGCAGCCTGTTCGACGCCTTGCAGCGCAAGGCGGTGGACGAAGTTGCCGAGCTCACGGCTGACCTGTCGCCGGAGCTTGCGTCCATGCTTCGCTCCCTGGCCGAGCTCTGTGGTGGCCGCGAAGTCCTGGACCTGGCCCAGGGTGTGCTGATGGATGCGCCGGAGGAGGTGCATCGTTCGCTGGACGAGCTGATCGCCATTGCTGATGCCCTGGAGCTGCGCTATCCCGAGCTGCCGCTGTATTTCGACCTGGGCGAGTTGCGTGGTTACCACTACCACACCGGAGTGGTGTTCGCCGCCTTCGTGCCTGGTGTTGGCCAGTCCATCGCCCAGGGAGGTCGTTACGACGATATCGGTGCCGACTTCGGTCGCGCCCGACCTGCGACCGGCTTCTCCACTGATCTGAAGACTCTGGTGACCCTGGGTAGCATGGTTCTCGACCAGCCGGTTCCCGGTATCTGGGCGCCAGACAGTCGTGACCCCTATCTCTGGTATGAGGTCAAGCGTCTGCGCTCCGAAGGTCGGCGCGTGGTGCAGGCCCTGCCTGGTCAGGAAGTAGCAAGTGCGCAGGAAGCGGATTGCGATCGCCAGTTGGTCCTGCGTGACGGGCGCTGGCAGGTGGCTGAGCTTTCCTGA
- a CDS encoding methyl-accepting chemotaxis protein, which yields MAAAVNRFVDKLQPIVREAGDVAQRTGVEIKALSERSQSAEAAAHRQRSEVEGSLSALAGMAAEAQAESHAMQDTLRQVGEIRQAAQDNAAIARKVGGLIENLEARVQNGSEVIERLARQSEQIEMVLSVIHGIAEQTNLLALNAAIEAARAGESGRGFAVVADEVRALASKTQQSTGDIQSHIAALQTGAREAVLAISQARERAVEGLDALRDSERLQQSVQQAVEQVHGAVQAAARAAEHQAAGADGVRGRVDVIHAEASLAAEAVAATASSGRVLAGLADQLKASLGQFRA from the coding sequence ATGGCCGCCGCGGTGAATCGCTTCGTCGACAAACTGCAGCCGATCGTTCGTGAGGCGGGCGATGTGGCGCAGCGCACGGGTGTGGAAATCAAGGCGTTGTCCGAGCGTAGCCAGTCTGCCGAGGCGGCCGCGCATCGTCAGCGCAGCGAGGTGGAAGGTAGTCTGAGTGCGCTGGCGGGAATGGCGGCCGAGGCCCAGGCCGAAAGCCATGCGATGCAGGATACCTTGCGTCAGGTGGGCGAGATCCGCCAGGCAGCCCAGGACAATGCCGCCATTGCGCGCAAGGTGGGTGGCCTGATCGAGAACCTGGAGGCGCGGGTGCAGAATGGTTCTGAGGTGATCGAGCGACTGGCGCGGCAGAGCGAGCAGATCGAGATGGTGCTGTCAGTGATTCATGGCATTGCCGAGCAGACCAACCTGCTGGCGCTGAACGCTGCGATCGAAGCGGCGAGGGCAGGAGAGAGTGGGCGAGGTTTTGCTGTGGTTGCTGATGAGGTGCGGGCGCTGGCCAGCAAGACCCAGCAGTCCACTGGCGATATTCAGTCTCATATTGCTGCGCTGCAGACTGGGGCGCGTGAGGCAGTGTTGGCGATTTCCCAGGCTCGCGAGCGTGCGGTTGAAGGCCTCGATGCATTGCGTGATAGCGAGCGCCTGCAGCAAAGCGTGCAGCAGGCCGTGGAGCAGGTGCATGGCGCAGTGCAGGCTGCGGCTCGTGCTGCGGAGCACCAGGCGGCGGGCGCCGATGGTGTGCGCGGTCGGGTGGATGTGATCCATGCCGAAGCCAGCCTGGCGGCTGAGGCGGTGGCGGCAACCGCCAGCAGCGGGCGTGTGCTGGCTGGCCTGGCAGATCAGCTCAAGGCCAGTCTGGGGCAATTCAGGGCGTAG
- the hflC gene encoding protease modulator HflC encodes MSNKSLFALIGGVVVALLVWSSLYIVSQTEKAVLLQFGRIVEADVQPGLHMKIPYVNQVRKFDARLLTLDSPTQRFLTLEKKAVMVDAYAKWRVADAERFYTATSGMKQIADERLSRRLEAGLRDQFGKRTLHDVVSGERDALMADITAALNRMASKELGIEVVDVRVKAIDLPKEVNRSVFERMSTEREREAREHRAKGAELAEGIRADADRQRRVLLAEAYREAEEARGDGDAKAAAIYAKAYGQDQEFYAFHRSLQAYRESFSSKGDVMVLDPNSEFFRYLDKAAR; translated from the coding sequence ATGAGCAATAAATCGCTGTTCGCCCTGATCGGCGGCGTAGTGGTAGCTCTGCTCGTTTGGAGCAGTCTCTACATCGTGTCGCAGACCGAGAAGGCCGTCCTGTTGCAATTCGGCCGCATCGTCGAGGCCGACGTGCAGCCCGGTCTGCACATGAAGATTCCTTACGTCAACCAGGTGCGTAAGTTCGACGCTCGCCTGCTGACCCTGGATTCTCCGACACAGCGCTTCCTCACGCTGGAGAAGAAAGCGGTAATGGTGGATGCCTATGCCAAATGGCGCGTGGCTGATGCCGAGCGTTTCTACACCGCTACCTCCGGCATGAAGCAGATCGCTGATGAACGACTGTCCCGTCGTCTTGAGGCGGGCCTGCGTGACCAGTTCGGCAAGCGCACGCTGCACGACGTTGTGTCCGGTGAGCGCGATGCGCTGATGGCTGACATCACTGCCGCCCTCAACCGCATGGCCAGCAAGGAGCTGGGCATCGAGGTGGTGGACGTGCGGGTGAAGGCCATCGACCTGCCCAAGGAAGTCAACCGCAGCGTATTCGAGCGGATGAGCACCGAGCGTGAGCGCGAGGCTCGTGAGCACCGTGCCAAGGGCGCTGAGCTGGCTGAAGGTATCCGTGCTGACGCCGACCGTCAGCGCCGAGTGTTGCTGGCAGAAGCCTATCGCGAGGCTGAGGAAGCTCGCGGTGATGGCGATGCCAAGGCAGCGGCCATCTACGCCAAAGCTTATGGTCAGGACCAGGAGTTCTACGCCTTCCACCGTAGCCTGCAGGCCTATCGCGAAAGCTTCTCCAGCAAGGGTGATGTGATGGTGCTGGATCCCAATAGCGAATTCTTCCGCTATCTGGACAAGGCCGCACGCTGA
- the hflX gene encoding ribosome rescue GTPase HflX, whose amino-acid sequence MFFERPGGGERAILVHLEGQDPEAREDPQEFLELARSAGADTVAFVSVSRHQPTAKFLIGSGKVDELHDLVNAEKAELVIFNHTLTPSQERNLERAFECRVLDRTGLILDIFAQRARTHEGKLQVELAQLEHMSTRLVRGWTHLERQKGGIGLRGPGETQLETDRRLLRVRIRQIKQRLEKVRSQREQARRGRKRADIPSVSLVGYTNAGKSTLFNALTASEVYAADQLFATLDPTLRRLELDDLGPIVLADTVGFIRHLPHKLVEAFRATLEESASADLLLHVIDAHEPERMAQIEQVLAVLGEIGAEGLPMLEVYNKVDLLENVEPHIQRDEDGKPERVWLSARDGSGLEFLKQAVAELLGDDLFVGTLRLPQRFGRLRAQFFALGAVQTEEHNEAGDTLLAVRLPRVELNRLVSREGWQPSEFLEQHTLQ is encoded by the coding sequence TTGTTTTTCGAACGCCCTGGTGGTGGTGAACGGGCCATCCTGGTTCATCTGGAAGGCCAAGATCCCGAGGCGCGCGAAGACCCGCAGGAGTTCCTTGAGCTTGCACGTTCGGCCGGTGCGGATACGGTGGCATTCGTTTCCGTTTCCCGTCACCAGCCAACGGCCAAGTTCCTGATCGGAAGCGGCAAGGTCGATGAGTTGCATGACCTGGTCAACGCCGAGAAGGCTGAGCTGGTCATCTTCAACCACACGCTAACGCCCAGCCAGGAGCGCAACCTTGAGCGCGCCTTCGAATGCAGGGTGCTTGATCGTACCGGTCTGATTCTCGATATCTTCGCTCAGCGCGCTCGTACCCATGAGGGCAAGCTACAGGTCGAACTGGCCCAGCTTGAACACATGAGCACACGGCTGGTACGGGGCTGGACGCACCTTGAGCGCCAGAAGGGCGGTATTGGTCTGCGTGGCCCCGGTGAAACCCAGCTGGAGACCGACCGTCGCTTGCTGCGTGTACGGATTCGCCAGATCAAACAGCGTCTGGAAAAGGTCCGCAGCCAGCGTGAGCAGGCTCGTCGAGGCCGCAAGCGCGCCGACATCCCTTCGGTTTCCCTCGTCGGCTATACCAACGCCGGCAAGTCCACCTTGTTCAACGCCCTGACCGCTTCCGAGGTCTATGCGGCCGATCAGCTCTTCGCCACGCTCGACCCGACTCTGCGCCGGTTGGAGTTGGACGATCTGGGGCCGATCGTTCTGGCCGACACAGTGGGATTCATTCGTCACTTGCCTCACAAGCTGGTGGAGGCCTTCCGGGCTACCCTTGAGGAATCTGCCAGCGCTGATCTGCTGTTGCACGTGATCGACGCACATGAGCCCGAGCGTATGGCGCAGATCGAGCAGGTGCTGGCGGTGTTGGGTGAGATCGGTGCTGAAGGCCTGCCGATGCTGGAGGTCTACAACAAGGTGGACCTGCTGGAGAATGTCGAGCCGCACATCCAGCGCGACGAAGATGGCAAGCCTGAGAGGGTCTGGCTGTCGGCGCGCGATGGCAGCGGCCTCGAGTTCCTCAAGCAGGCCGTAGCTGAATTGCTGGGTGATGACCTGTTTGTCGGCACTCTGCGATTGCCGCAGCGTTTCGGGCGGTTGCGGGCCCAGTTCTTCGCGCTTGGTGCGGTACAGACCGAAGAGCACAATGAGGCGGGTGACACTCTCCTTGCGGTGCGTTTACCGCGTGTTGAGTTGAACCGACTGGTCAGTCGTGAAGGCTGGCAGCCAAGCGAGTTCCTCGAACAACACACTTTGCAATAA
- the mutL gene encoding DNA mismatch repair endonuclease MutL, with amino-acid sequence MSELPRIQLLSPRLANQIAAGEVVERPASVIKELLENSLDAGARRIDVEVEQGGIKLLRVRDDGGGIPADDLPLALARHATSKIRDLEDLERVMSLGFRGEALASISSVARLTMTSRTIDAEQAWQVETEGRDMEARVQPAAHPVGTSVEVRDLFFNTPARRKFLRAEKTEFDHLQEVIKRLALARFDVAFHLRHNGKTIFALHEARDAIARARRVATVCGPAFLEQALPIEVERNGLHLWGWVGLPTFSRSQADLQYFYVNGRMVRDKLVAHAVRQAYRDVLYNGRHPTFVLFFEVDPAVVDVNVHPTKHEVRFRDSRMVHDFLYGTLHRALGEVRPEDQLAAPAATDAVVRPTGITAGEFGPQGEMSLAANVLESSAAEPAWRPSAGGGYQAPRPQPAVPIAEAQGAYREFFAPLSTAAAPVALPGSQGDVPPLGYALAQLKGIYILAENTQGLVLVDMHAAHERITYERLKVAMASEGLKGQPLLVPESIAVSQREADCAEEHGEWFRRLGFELQRLGPETLAIRQIPALLKQAEASQLVRDVLSDLLEYGTSDRIQAHLNELLGTMACHGAVRANRRLTLPEMNALLRDMEHTERSGQCNHGRPTWTQLGMDDLDKLFLRGR; translated from the coding sequence ATGAGCGAATTGCCTCGCATCCAGCTGCTGAGTCCGCGGCTGGCGAACCAGATCGCCGCCGGTGAGGTGGTAGAGCGTCCTGCATCGGTCATCAAGGAACTGCTTGAGAACAGCCTGGATGCCGGAGCCCGGCGCATTGACGTCGAGGTGGAGCAGGGCGGTATCAAGTTGTTGCGGGTGCGTGACGACGGTGGCGGTATCCCAGCGGATGACCTGCCCTTGGCGCTGGCCCGCCACGCCACCAGCAAGATTCGTGATCTTGAAGACCTGGAGCGGGTGATGAGCCTGGGCTTCCGGGGCGAAGCGCTGGCGTCCATCAGCTCGGTGGCGCGCCTGACCATGACCTCGCGCACCATTGATGCGGAGCAGGCCTGGCAGGTGGAGACCGAAGGTCGTGACATGGAGGCCCGGGTACAGCCCGCCGCCCATCCCGTGGGCACTTCGGTAGAGGTCCGCGACCTGTTCTTCAATACCCCGGCGCGGCGAAAGTTCCTGCGAGCGGAGAAGACCGAGTTCGATCATCTGCAAGAGGTCATCAAGCGTCTGGCCCTGGCCCGCTTCGATGTGGCCTTCCATTTACGCCACAACGGCAAGACCATCTTTGCCTTGCATGAAGCGCGAGACGCAATCGCCAGGGCGCGCCGCGTCGCGACGGTCTGTGGTCCGGCGTTCCTGGAGCAGGCATTGCCAATCGAAGTCGAGCGCAACGGTCTGCACCTCTGGGGCTGGGTCGGCTTGCCGACCTTCTCCCGCAGCCAGGCGGACCTCCAGTACTTCTATGTTAATGGCCGTATGGTGCGCGACAAGCTGGTCGCCCACGCCGTACGCCAGGCCTATCGCGACGTGCTCTACAACGGCCGGCACCCCACGTTCGTGCTGTTCTTCGAGGTCGATCCGGCAGTGGTCGACGTCAACGTGCATCCGACCAAGCACGAAGTGCGTTTCCGTGATAGCCGCATGGTTCATGACTTCCTCTACGGGACACTGCACCGTGCACTGGGCGAGGTTCGACCAGAAGACCAACTGGCCGCGCCAGCCGCCACCGATGCCGTGGTGCGCCCGACCGGCATCACTGCTGGTGAGTTCGGCCCCCAGGGCGAGATGAGCCTGGCTGCCAATGTGCTGGAGTCATCGGCCGCTGAGCCCGCTTGGCGCCCATCCGCGGGTGGCGGCTATCAGGCGCCGCGCCCACAGCCTGCCGTACCGATTGCCGAGGCTCAGGGCGCATATCGCGAGTTTTTCGCACCGCTGTCCACAGCCGCTGCGCCCGTGGCACTACCTGGGTCTCAGGGCGACGTTCCGCCGCTGGGTTATGCGCTGGCGCAGCTCAAGGGGATCTACATCCTGGCGGAAAACACCCAGGGGCTGGTGCTGGTGGATATGCATGCCGCCCATGAACGCATCACTTATGAGCGCCTGAAAGTGGCCATGGCCAGCGAAGGGCTCAAAGGGCAGCCGCTGCTGGTGCCGGAGTCGATCGCAGTGAGCCAGCGCGAAGCGGATTGCGCCGAGGAGCATGGCGAGTGGTTCCGTCGCCTGGGCTTTGAGCTGCAACGGCTCGGCCCGGAGACGCTGGCTATTCGGCAGATCCCGGCCCTGCTGAAGCAGGCAGAGGCCTCGCAGCTGGTGCGTGATGTGCTGTCCGACCTGCTGGAGTACGGCACCAGCGACCGCATTCAGGCCCACCTGAACGAACTGCTCGGCACCATGGCGTGCCACGGCGCGGTGCGGGCGAATCGGCGCCTGACGCTACCGGAAATGAACGCCCTGCTGCGCGATATGGAGCACACCGAACGCAGTGGCCAGTGCAACCATGGGCGTCCGACCTGGACGCAGTTGGGCATGGACGACCTGGACAAACTGTTCCTGCGCGGGCGATGA
- a CDS encoding adenylosuccinate synthase translates to MGKNVVVLGTQWGDEGKGKIVDLLTDQAAAVVRYQGGHNAGHTLVIDGEKTVLHLIPSGILRENVECLIGNGVVVAPDALMREITKLEEKGVPVRERLRISPACTLILPYHVALDQAREKARGDAKIGTTGRGIGPAYEDKVARRGLRIGDLFHRERFAAKLGELLDYHNFVLQNYYKEPAVDFQKTLDEALAYAELLKPMMIDVAARLHQLRKQGAYIMFEGAQGSLLDIDHGTYPYVTSSNTTAGGTATGSGFGPLYLDYILGITKAYTTRVGSGPFPTELFDETGAFLAKRGHEFGSTTGRARRCGWFDAVILRRAIEINSISGLCLTKLDVLDGLETIRICTGYKDQNGEVLVDAPTDADSYIGLQPVYEEMPGWSESTVGAKSLEELPANARAYIKRVEELVGAPIDIISTGPDRNETIVLRHPYA, encoded by the coding sequence ATGGGTAAGAATGTCGTAGTCCTGGGCACCCAATGGGGCGATGAGGGTAAGGGCAAGATCGTCGATCTGCTGACCGACCAGGCTGCCGCTGTTGTGCGTTACCAGGGCGGCCACAACGCCGGTCACACCCTTGTGATCGACGGCGAGAAGACTGTGCTGCACCTGATTCCGTCCGGCATCCTGCGCGAGAACGTCGAGTGTCTGATCGGCAATGGTGTCGTCGTTGCTCCCGATGCCCTGATGCGCGAAATCACCAAGCTGGAAGAGAAGGGCGTGCCAGTGCGTGAGCGCCTGCGCATCAGTCCGGCTTGCACCCTGATCCTGCCGTACCACGTGGCGCTGGATCAGGCCCGTGAAAAGGCTCGTGGCGATGCCAAGATCGGCACTACCGGCCGCGGAATCGGCCCGGCCTACGAAGACAAGGTGGCACGCCGTGGTCTGCGCATCGGCGACCTGTTCCACCGCGAGCGTTTCGCCGCCAAGCTGGGTGAGCTGCTGGACTACCACAACTTCGTCCTGCAGAACTATTACAAGGAGCCGGCAGTCGACTTCCAGAAGACCCTGGATGAGGCTCTGGCCTACGCCGAGCTGCTCAAGCCGATGATGATCGATGTCGCCGCTCGTCTGCACCAGCTGCGCAAGCAGGGCGCCTACATCATGTTCGAAGGCGCGCAAGGCTCGCTGCTGGACATCGACCACGGTACCTATCCGTATGTCACCAGCTCCAACACCACTGCTGGCGGTACCGCCACCGGCTCCGGCTTTGGCCCGCTGTACCTGGATTACATCCTTGGCATCACCAAGGCTTACACCACTCGCGTGGGTTCCGGCCCATTCCCGACCGAGCTGTTCGATGAGACCGGCGCTTTCCTGGCCAAGCGTGGCCACGAGTTCGGTTCGACCACCGGCCGTGCCCGTCGCTGTGGCTGGTTCGATGCCGTGATCCTGCGTCGCGCCATCGAGATCAACAGTATCTCGGGCCTGTGCCTGACCAAGCTGGACGTGCTCGACGGTCTGGAAACCATCCGTATCTGTACTGGCTACAAGGACCAGAACGGTGAGGTTCTGGTGGATGCGCCGACCGACGCCGACAGCTACATCGGTCTGCAGCCGGTCTACGAGGAAATGCCGGGCTGGAGCGAATCCACCGTCGGCGCCAAGAGCCTGGAAGAACTGCCCGCCAACGCCCGCGCTTACATCAAGCGCGTCGAAGAACTGGTGGGTGCGCCCATCGATATCATCTCCACCGGGCCTGACCGTAACGAGACAATCGTCCTGCGTCACCCGTACGCCTGA
- the miaA gene encoding tRNA (adenosine(37)-N6)-dimethylallyltransferase MiaA, producing MGERLPPAIFLMGPTAAGKTDLALELARSLPCELISVDSALIYREMDIGTAKPDKATLAEFPHRLIDIRDPSESYSAAEFRADALAAMAEITSSGRIPLLVGGTMLYYKALLEGLADMPGADPEVRAELEARAAREGWDALHQELAAVDPESAARIHPNDPQRLTRALEVYKVSGLTMTAHRQRQAAQNLAGNASGTAHLPYNVAHLAIAPAQRQVLHARIAQRFRLMLEQGFIEEVESLRSRSDLHAGLPSIRAVGYRQVWDYLDGGLTRGEMEERGIIATRQLAKRQFTWLRSWSDLHWLDSLACDNLPRTLKYLKSVSILS from the coding sequence ATGGGTGAGCGGTTGCCGCCGGCGATTTTCCTGATGGGCCCCACCGCCGCCGGCAAGACTGACCTGGCTCTGGAACTCGCGAGATCACTGCCCTGCGAACTGATCAGCGTCGATTCGGCGCTGATCTATCGCGAGATGGACATTGGCACCGCCAAGCCGGACAAGGCTACGCTGGCCGAGTTTCCCCACCGGCTGATCGACATCCGTGATCCGTCCGAGAGCTACTCAGCCGCTGAATTTCGCGCCGACGCCCTGGCCGCGATGGCGGAGATCACCTCCAGCGGCCGGATTCCGCTGCTGGTGGGTGGCACCATGCTTTATTACAAGGCGTTGCTGGAAGGGTTGGCGGATATGCCCGGCGCCGATCCCGAGGTGCGCGCCGAACTGGAAGCCCGCGCGGCCCGTGAGGGCTGGGATGCATTGCATCAGGAACTGGCGGCTGTTGATCCGGAATCGGCCGCGCGTATCCATCCCAATGATCCCCAGCGCCTGACCCGGGCCCTGGAGGTCTATAAGGTCAGTGGTCTGACCATGACGGCCCATCGCCAGCGCCAGGCCGCGCAAAATCTGGCCGGGAACGCGTCGGGGACGGCGCATTTGCCTTATAATGTCGCGCACTTGGCCATTGCACCGGCGCAGCGGCAGGTATTGCACGCACGAATTGCACAGCGTTTTCGCCTGATGTTGGAACAGGGTTTCATCGAAGAGGTCGAATCGCTGCGCAGCAGAAGTGACTTACATGCAGGACTGCCGTCTATAAGGGCGGTTGGCTATCGCCAGGTCTGGGATTACCTGGATGGCGGGCTGACCCGGGGTGAGATGGAGGAGCGGGGCATCATCGCCACCCGCCAACTCGCCAAGCGACAGTTCACCTGGTTACGCAGTTGGTCCGATCTTCACTGGTTGGATAGCCTGGCTTGCGACAATCTGCCGCGTACCTTGAAATACCTGAAGTCGGTCTCCATATTGAGCTGA